In Gammaproteobacteria bacterium, a single window of DNA contains:
- a CDS encoding oxidoreductase produces the protein MIKVGVIGFGNSARTFHIPFITTLDSLELVAISSSKKELVAEKHPQVSIFETAHDLILNGNLELVIITAPNNVHYELAKLCLENGIHVVLEKPMVTTSLEAQELVALAKERSLLLSVFHNRRWDGDFLTVKKLLENKKIGDVRLFESHFDRFRPVVANRWRDQKGKGSGIWFDLGSHLVDQAVCLFGLPESITARCLLLREGAEAADYFHVLLHYDNLEVILHASSFSAGPNNRFRVEGTKGTFIKQGLDPQENQLKSGMTPNDVSYGVDDISDCGTIYGDASCEFVETENGCYQQYYLKIIDAIKSAGPNPVDPVGVVDVLRILELAEISSETGKTLALKKLNNS, from the coding sequence ATGATAAAAGTCGGTGTGATAGGGTTTGGAAATTCCGCTAGGACATTTCATATTCCTTTTATAACAACGTTAGACTCATTGGAATTGGTGGCAATAAGTAGTTCTAAAAAAGAGCTGGTGGCAGAAAAACATCCTCAAGTTTCTATTTTTGAAACGGCTCATGACTTAATACTTAATGGCAATCTTGAGTTAGTGATCATTACGGCACCTAACAATGTACATTATGAATTAGCCAAGCTGTGTTTAGAAAATGGGATTCATGTTGTCCTAGAAAAACCAATGGTGACAACTAGTTTAGAAGCACAAGAGTTAGTGGCTCTGGCTAAAGAACGTTCTTTATTGCTTTCTGTATTTCATAATAGACGTTGGGACGGTGATTTTTTAACGGTTAAAAAGTTACTTGAAAATAAGAAAATAGGTGACGTTAGGCTGTTTGAATCTCACTTTGACCGGTTTCGCCCAGTTGTGGCAAATAGGTGGCGCGATCAAAAAGGTAAAGGTTCTGGGATCTGGTTTGATTTGGGATCTCATTTGGTTGACCAAGCCGTTTGTCTGTTTGGGTTACCTGAAAGCATTACGGCAAGATGCCTGTTGTTAAGAGAAGGCGCTGAAGCAGCAGATTATTTCCATGTATTGTTACACTATGACAATCTTGAAGTTATTCTGCATGCCAGTTCATTTTCGGCAGGACCAAATAATCGTTTTCGGGTGGAAGGCACTAAAGGTACGTTTATTAAACAGGGGCTTGATCCGCAAGAAAATCAGTTAAAAAGTGGCATGACACCCAATGATGTATCTTATGGTGTCGATGACATCTCCGATTGCGGCACGATCTATGGTGACGCTTCTTGTGAGTTTGTTGAAACAGAAAATGGTTGTTATCAGCAGTATTATTTGAAAATTATTGACGCGATAAAATCAGCAGGGCCTAACCCTGTTGATCCGGTCGGTGTTGTTGATGTATTAAGAATTCTTGAGCTAGCTGAAATAAGCAGTGAAACAGGAAAAACTTTAGCACTGAAGAAATTAAACAATAGTTAA
- a CDS encoding cytochrome P450 produces the protein MKWLKRLIAGSNPNDPEKNLRGNATVIDLPNVEDLSTQEPDMTLDLTDPKVIASFKEVSESIHKKQPTCPLKSGGLLLLDPADIKSVFSNKLFSNQPSRFSALAPKNKNKHTAAAVAANIPPFLDAPEHMEVRRWLSKAFFARLKQFDPDINRISAQQLAKNKVDHQYLLVEELARQFVTQTMIEFVGISGPTDNIKDYTLALFRLFAPAKNAQEYQKTNEALQQARAGILQSLQLRRADQSQCLLNIMDQTPVDFFGTQQHKDLMIADNALLILADGMENVEAAIGLVIMRWFEQNTSIDTSTGTSTDTISTDFVRDCIRQDTPGQTIPRIAAKDMIINGEKVAAGTPVFLSLASANSQSESGEDYNFGEDYSFGRGRHRCIGEHLAISMITVFCNDLIKMHPTVDKSGLVYAPMFGHKWPREVKVTLTASADR, from the coding sequence ATGAAATGGTTAAAGCGCTTAATCGCTGGAAGTAACCCGAACGATCCAGAAAAAAATTTACGTGGTAACGCTACGGTCATTGACCTTCCTAATGTTGAAGATCTTAGCACCCAAGAGCCAGACATGACATTGGACTTAACCGATCCCAAGGTCATTGCCTCTTTTAAAGAAGTGTCCGAGAGTATTCATAAAAAACAGCCAACATGCCCATTAAAATCAGGCGGATTACTGTTACTTGATCCGGCCGATATTAAATCGGTATTTTCAAATAAACTTTTTTCTAATCAACCCTCTAGATTCTCGGCATTAGCCCCTAAAAATAAAAACAAACACACAGCAGCAGCCGTTGCCGCCAATATCCCTCCCTTTCTAGATGCACCAGAGCATATGGAAGTACGAAGGTGGCTGAGCAAGGCTTTTTTTGCTCGCTTAAAACAGTTTGACCCCGACATTAATCGAATATCAGCACAGCAGTTAGCAAAAAATAAAGTTGATCATCAATATTTATTGGTCGAGGAGTTAGCACGCCAATTTGTCACCCAAACCATGATTGAGTTTGTCGGCATATCTGGGCCGACAGACAACATAAAAGACTACACACTGGCGCTTTTTAGATTATTTGCCCCGGCAAAAAATGCGCAAGAGTATCAAAAAACAAATGAGGCACTGCAGCAAGCTCGTGCTGGAATATTACAGTCGTTGCAACTAAGAAGAGCTGATCAGAGCCAATGCCTGTTAAATATAATGGACCAAACACCGGTCGATTTTTTCGGTACACAACAACATAAAGATTTGATGATTGCTGATAATGCGCTGCTCATATTGGCTGACGGTATGGAAAATGTCGAAGCCGCGATAGGGCTAGTGATAATGCGATGGTTTGAGCAAAACACTAGCATCGACACAAGCACCGGCACTAGTACCGACACTATATCAACAGATTTTGTACGTGACTGCATTCGCCAAGATACACCAGGACAAACAATTCCGAGAATTGCAGCAAAAGATATGATCATAAATGGTGAGAAAGTTGCAGCAGGAACACCCGTGTTCCTATCGCTTGCAAGCGCAAATTCACAATCGGAGTCTGGAGAAGACTATAATTTTGGAGAAGACTACAGTTTTGGACGAGGGCGTCATCGCTGTATTGGGGAGCATCTGGCGATTTCAATGATTACGGTTTTTTGCAACGATCTGATCAAGATGCACCCCACTGTCGATAAGTCTGGTTTAGTCTATGCACCAATGTTCGGGCATAAATGGCCGCGTGAAGTCAAAGTAACCCTCACGGCTTCAGCAGACCGGTGA
- a CDS encoding AMP-binding protein encodes MFQLKFPQGSNIALIDGDVQLSFDQLHQLREIISTLFLDAQQSHPVRVLGCLNDDINAIFALLTITELCDFMPINPQLTETEIQRLVKDSNNVDVVIMSADLMATHAPSLVEHIPVILDWDNIVNQANSILANANTANQADVKSHASTQITTPTPIPIPIPIPIQKPGRLILHTSGSTGKPKRVPITLESINASAAGIAKSHQLSKNDIALNILPTFHIGALVDVLLAPFQVGGTVTISSNRTPKALADTLLEIRPTWVQLVPTILRHLVENVSAETLQDAGASLSFVRCISAPLPPDLKLKAEALLGCPIIEMYGMTETAGQITTNSREGLNKSGSAGQAGDVRIMVLDSFGNAVKNGEVGEVCVCGPTVFSGYEGVPEADVFFDQWFRTGDLGELDSEGYLFLRGRLKEMINVGGEKVSPFEIETAALSHAHVLEAASYSLSHPTLGEQVGLTIACSDKAELVDIAKHLKTHLADFKCPRNILQTDELPRLPNAKIDRVLLKRNGEDALRQRNLQSAKLGDASQSRSTIETTIAQLWSKELKCRIPLEQDDFFDMGGDSLSATSFLTSLETALGHKISASQLFTTPTFESLAKSLSTVDVPTAQDKPAAVAFVEQQMAGWAARPFLSDGLFRGVGTLKSNQAIFWGVQDFEEFNYFSGSLGKSRPIYITRSLFKYPKRCEQDYYDLAKSLADEIQLIQPEGEIVLGGFCGGSTVMQYVAERLEVLGRQIRVFLSFDYWMERPTSFPVLHAISNIKHHTGRRSQFANYELALPLLHPKGSKIIAVNCDHLAFTPENLAPHLSLINRHIDAEQTFCDTQTASSAHLLSLSDRKKTPSAVIKVTSFSRFFEPGKTSRLELVVRNTSNEQWLKTELSGLSVAVKILNIDMHIRLHTAGYADFPCSVGPNEEVKVTLDVHFPVLALPFMVEILLSNQGVKDFHEKQSGRTLYFVMPRLTSLFKKSPVC; translated from the coding sequence ATGTTTCAACTTAAGTTTCCCCAAGGTTCTAATATCGCATTAATAGATGGTGATGTTCAGCTTAGCTTTGATCAACTTCACCAATTACGTGAGATCATTAGTACTCTGTTTTTAGATGCCCAGCAGAGCCATCCGGTAAGGGTCTTAGGTTGTTTAAATGACGATATAAACGCAATATTCGCATTATTAACGATAACGGAACTGTGTGATTTTATGCCTATAAATCCACAGTTAACTGAAACAGAAATACAGCGACTGGTTAAAGACAGTAATAATGTCGATGTGGTTATTATGTCTGCTGACTTAATGGCGACCCATGCACCATCTCTGGTTGAACATATTCCGGTGATTTTGGATTGGGATAATATTGTTAATCAAGCAAATAGTATTCTTGCCAACGCCAATACAGCAAATCAAGCAGACGTAAAGTCACACGCCTCAACACAAATAACAACACCAACACCAATACCAATACCAATACCAATACCAATACAAAAACCGGGACGGCTAATTCTTCATACGTCTGGTTCTACAGGCAAACCTAAGCGGGTACCAATCACTTTAGAGTCAATAAATGCCTCGGCCGCTGGTATTGCGAAAAGTCATCAGTTGTCCAAGAATGATATAGCCTTGAATATATTACCTACTTTCCATATCGGCGCTTTAGTCGATGTGCTGTTAGCACCATTTCAGGTGGGCGGCACGGTGACTATTTCATCAAATAGAACACCAAAAGCACTCGCGGATACATTATTGGAGATTAGGCCCACTTGGGTTCAACTTGTACCAACCATTCTTCGGCATTTGGTTGAAAATGTCAGCGCAGAAACTTTACAAGACGCTGGGGCGTCTTTGTCATTCGTTCGTTGTATTTCAGCGCCATTGCCACCTGATCTTAAACTTAAGGCGGAAGCATTATTAGGGTGTCCAATCATAGAAATGTATGGCATGACTGAAACCGCTGGCCAAATTACCACCAATTCAAGGGAGGGATTAAACAAAAGCGGAAGTGCGGGGCAAGCTGGTGATGTTCGCATTATGGTGTTAGATAGTTTTGGCAATGCCGTTAAAAATGGTGAGGTAGGAGAAGTCTGTGTCTGCGGACCGACTGTTTTTAGTGGCTATGAAGGGGTTCCTGAAGCCGATGTTTTCTTTGATCAATGGTTTCGCACTGGCGATTTAGGGGAGCTAGACAGCGAGGGCTATCTTTTTCTACGTGGACGCCTTAAAGAGATGATAAACGTAGGGGGTGAGAAGGTATCACCTTTCGAAATAGAAACGGCTGCGCTCTCGCATGCCCATGTATTGGAAGCAGCGTCTTATTCCTTATCGCACCCGACCTTGGGTGAGCAAGTAGGGCTAACTATTGCTTGCTCTGATAAGGCTGAGCTGGTGGATATTGCAAAGCATTTGAAAACTCATCTTGCTGATTTTAAATGTCCAAGAAATATTCTCCAAACCGATGAACTGCCGCGGCTGCCTAATGCCAAAATTGATCGGGTTCTATTAAAACGCAATGGTGAAGATGCACTACGTCAACGGAATCTTCAATCAGCAAAGCTCGGCGATGCTTCACAAAGCAGAAGCACCATTGAAACAACAATTGCCCAGTTATGGAGTAAAGAGCTCAAATGCCGTATTCCACTGGAACAAGATGATTTTTTTGATATGGGTGGGGATAGCCTCTCGGCCACTTCATTTTTAACAAGTTTGGAAACTGCTTTAGGGCATAAGATTTCAGCGAGCCAACTTTTTACCACCCCGACCTTTGAATCTTTAGCTAAAAGCTTATCAACCGTTGATGTGCCTACTGCGCAAGACAAACCTGCTGCCGTTGCTTTTGTCGAGCAGCAAATGGCTGGGTGGGCGGCACGGCCTTTTTTAAGCGACGGTCTGTTTCGTGGCGTGGGCACGTTAAAAAGTAATCAAGCTATTTTTTGGGGAGTACAAGATTTTGAAGAGTTTAATTATTTTTCTGGCAGCTTAGGAAAGTCGCGTCCTATTTATATTACGCGATCATTATTTAAATACCCTAAGCGCTGTGAACAAGATTATTATGATTTAGCCAAGAGTCTTGCTGATGAAATTCAATTAATCCAACCCGAAGGTGAGATTGTACTCGGGGGCTTTTGTGGTGGTAGCACCGTGATGCAATATGTTGCCGAGCGCCTTGAGGTTTTGGGAAGACAAATTAGAGTATTTTTAAGTTTTGACTACTGGATGGAAAGACCAACATCTTTTCCTGTGTTGCATGCAATATCCAATATTAAACACCATACCGGCAGGCGCTCACAATTTGCTAACTATGAGTTAGCGTTACCATTGTTACACCCTAAGGGTTCGAAAATTATTGCAGTTAATTGTGATCATCTTGCGTTTACGCCTGAAAACTTAGCGCCGCATTTATCGCTTATAAATCGACATATAGACGCGGAACAGACTTTTTGTGACACACAGACTGCTTCATCAGCGCATCTCTTGTCATTATCAGATCGTAAAAAAACGCCAAGTGCCGTTATAAAAGTGACCAGTTTCTCGCGATTTTTTGAGCCGGGTAAAACATCGCGTCTAGAGCTTGTGGTCAGGAATACGTCAAATGAGCAGTGGTTGAAAACGGAGCTAAGTGGGTTGTCTGTCGCTGTTAAGATATTGAATATTGATATGCATATTCGTTTACATACTGCTGGATATGCTGACTTTCCTTGTTCTGTTGGGCCGAATGAAGAAGTTAAAGTCACGCTAGATGTGCACTTTCCTGTGCTGGCACTTCCTTTTATGGTTGAGATTTTGTTGTCTAATCAAGGGGTGAAAGATTTCCATGAAAAGCAGTCAGGCAGAACGTTATACTTTGTGATGCCGCGCCTGACTAGCCTCTTTAAAAAATCACCGGTCTGCTGA